The proteins below are encoded in one region of Sulfolobus sp. A20:
- a CDS encoding PLP-dependent aminotransferase family protein, with protein sequence MLEKFFSKETSYLRTSEIRDLLKLTEGRDVISLAGGLPDPQTFPVEEIKKIVNDILTNYYDRALQYSTTAGIFEFRKELVNLSRLRGISNISEKNIFVTVGSQEALFMLFNILVDPGDEVIVEAPTYLAALNVMRTRRPNFNSINVNDNGPDLDELEKKVREKVSDGKKIKLIYVIPTAQNPAGTTMNLDNRKRLLEIASKYDFLVVEDDAYGFLVFEGDSPPAIKALDKEGRVIYTGTFSKILTPGLRLGWVVAHEDVIRELELYKQNIDLHTPSLSQFIAMEAIRRGVIQNNLPKIRRIYKEKRNVMLEAIQEYFPKDARWSKPIGGMFVFAWLPEKIDTTKMLEKALQKGVAYVPGSSFYADYSGKNTMRLNFSYPSKEQLVEGIKRLGETIKQELNV encoded by the coding sequence ATGCTCGAAAAGTTCTTTTCGAAAGAAACTAGTTATTTGAGAACTTCTGAAATACGAGATCTATTAAAGCTTACTGAGGGTAGAGATGTAATTAGCTTAGCAGGAGGTTTGCCAGATCCTCAAACTTTTCCAGTAGAGGAGATTAAAAAGATAGTAAACGATATTTTAACTAACTATTATGATAGAGCACTTCAATATAGTACTACAGCGGGAATTTTCGAATTTAGAAAAGAACTGGTAAATCTATCGAGACTAAGAGGAATATCTAACATTAGTGAAAAAAATATATTCGTTACCGTTGGAAGCCAAGAAGCACTATTTATGCTCTTTAACATTCTAGTAGATCCCGGAGATGAAGTTATAGTAGAGGCACCTACATATTTAGCTGCACTAAATGTAATGAGAACAAGAAGACCTAATTTTAACTCAATTAATGTAAACGATAATGGACCAGATCTAGACGAGCTAGAAAAAAAGGTGAGAGAAAAAGTAAGCGATGGTAAGAAGATTAAATTAATTTATGTGATTCCCACAGCACAGAATCCCGCTGGAACTACCATGAACTTGGACAATAGGAAAAGACTCTTGGAAATTGCAAGTAAGTATGACTTCTTAGTAGTGGAAGATGATGCTTATGGTTTTCTTGTATTTGAGGGAGATAGTCCACCGGCTATAAAGGCGTTGGATAAGGAAGGAAGAGTAATATATACTGGGACATTTAGCAAAATCTTAACACCGGGACTTAGGTTAGGATGGGTAGTAGCTCATGAAGATGTAATTAGAGAACTAGAACTATATAAGCAAAACATCGATTTACATACTCCGTCATTGTCACAATTTATTGCAATGGAAGCGATAAGAAGGGGAGTGATACAGAATAATTTACCTAAAATAAGAAGAATATACAAGGAAAAGAGGAACGTAATGTTAGAGGCTATTCAAGAATACTTCCCCAAAGACGCTAGATGGAGTAAGCCGATTGGCGGAATGTTTGTATTTGCTTGGCTGCCAGAGAAAATTGATACTACGAAAATGTTAGAAAAAGCTTTACAAAAAGGTGTTGCATATGTGCCTGGTTCAAGCTTCTATGCGGATTATAGTGGTAAGAACACTATGAGACTTAATTTCAGCTATCCAAGTAAAGAACAGCTAGTAGAGGGAATAAAGAGGTTAGGTGAAACGATAAAACAAGAACTCAATGTTTAA
- a CDS encoding nicotinamide mononucleotide deamidase-related protein, with protein sequence MDYWFAEIITIGNEILSGKTVNTNASHIGRRLTSLGFTVRRITVVMDEINEIANAFKDAINRRPKVIISSGGLGPTWDDRTAEGLAKALGVELELNNSAFEMIVNKYNKMNIPLTEERKKMAFLPNGAYPVENYEGIAPGIYIYYQNIDILATPGVPREMENVLENFVTRYLRNRPNLRYYEEYLYTQGVMESAIAPYIKTLVKKYDVYIKTHPKSYELTNPILEIQIATSGTNEEEVKNKVKGVKAELENIVRSLNGIIKSSL encoded by the coding sequence ATGGATTACTGGTTTGCTGAAATAATAACTATCGGAAACGAGATATTAAGCGGAAAAACCGTAAATACTAATGCTTCGCACATAGGAAGAAGACTCACTTCATTAGGTTTTACAGTGAGAAGAATTACTGTAGTCATGGACGAGATAAATGAGATTGCTAATGCCTTTAAGGATGCTATTAACCGTAGACCGAAAGTTATTATTTCCTCTGGTGGGTTAGGTCCAACATGGGATGATAGAACTGCAGAAGGTTTAGCCAAAGCATTAGGAGTTGAACTAGAACTAAATAATTCTGCGTTTGAAATGATAGTTAATAAATATAACAAGATGAATATACCTTTAACTGAAGAAAGGAAAAAAATGGCATTTTTACCCAATGGGGCATATCCTGTTGAAAACTATGAGGGCATTGCCCCAGGAATATACATTTATTATCAGAATATTGATATACTAGCTACTCCAGGTGTTCCTAGAGAAATGGAAAACGTATTAGAAAATTTTGTAACGAGATATTTGAGAAATAGACCTAATTTAAGATACTACGAAGAGTATTTATATACTCAAGGTGTTATGGAATCAGCTATTGCCCCTTACATAAAGACGTTAGTCAAGAAATATGATGTTTACATTAAGACACACCCCAAGAGTTATGAATTAACAAATCCGATTCTAGAAATACAGATAGCCACTAGTGGAACTAATGAGGAAGAGGTTAAAAATAAAGTCAAGGGCGTAAAGGCTGAACTAGAAAATATAGTAAGAAGTTTGAATGGCATCATAAAAAGTTCTTTATGA
- a CDS encoding alpha/beta fold hydrolase, which translates to MPFKYVNGNIGLFFNMAGSGKPIVLIHHLAGSYKSWKFVSPKLAEENLILVYDLRGHGRSSIPFGPYYIEDHSQDLRSLILQLRLESPILVGHSIGSLVAIDYALKYNTEKLILIGALYKSPSAQAYEKYLRVAQNFGMRALAEYRRIYKEFSEKLINNYTAWNSLLEVYEETNVLGYKYAVEGLLMAKDYSEDLKKISSKTLLIYGNNDGLISNLSVFKNNMKDIETKIIDDCGHFPNFEDPETLVKFIKNFL; encoded by the coding sequence ATGCCTTTTAAATACGTGAATGGTAATATAGGACTTTTTTTCAATATGGCAGGTAGTGGAAAACCGATAGTATTAATTCATCATCTAGCTGGAAGTTATAAGAGTTGGAAATTTGTTTCGCCTAAATTAGCTGAGGAAAACCTAATATTAGTCTATGATCTCAGAGGTCATGGTAGATCTTCAATACCTTTTGGACCATACTATATAGAAGATCACTCTCAAGATTTACGGTCACTAATTTTACAATTGAGATTGGAAAGTCCAATTTTAGTAGGACATTCTATTGGATCTTTAGTTGCAATAGACTACGCTTTAAAGTATAATACAGAGAAACTTATTCTGATTGGAGCTTTATATAAATCGCCATCAGCACAAGCATATGAAAAGTATTTAAGGGTAGCACAAAATTTTGGCATGAGGGCACTAGCTGAATATAGAAGAATTTATAAAGAATTTTCAGAAAAATTAATAAATAATTATACAGCTTGGAATTCATTATTAGAAGTATATGAAGAAACCAATGTCTTAGGATATAAATACGCTGTGGAAGGACTTCTAATGGCAAAAGACTACTCTGAAGATCTTAAAAAGATAAGCAGTAAAACGCTATTAATTTATGGAAACAATGATGGATTGATTTCGAATTTGTCAGTATTTAAGAATAATATGAAAGATATTGAAACAAAAATCATAGATGATTGTGGACATTTTCCAAATTTTGAGGATCCAGAGACACTAGTGAAGTTCATAAAGAACTTTTTATGA
- the pheT gene encoding phenylalanine--tRNA ligase subunit beta produces MVTIVLNKYKLLNPLKISESELEELLFNLKSEMKPLDENSVEIEINADRLDLLHSAGIIRAIKGLLNIEVGESKYKVVKTDYKLIVNDVKSRPYALGAIVYGLENLDLQELIQFQEKLHSTIGRKRKKVAIGIHNLDKIDSKEILYKYVSLNHKFVPLNYSEEMSVKDVIIKTEQGKLYGEISILDERSPAIIQNDGQILSLPPIINSEKTKLTEKTKNLFIDVTGTSFDAVAQTLDLIVTNLAEAGGTIGIVETKIGENVISSPLLIHNLVQTNKDYISNILGFNTEICPQIMRMRMNCEDDGKVIKVLTPPYRIDVKKEIDLVEDVAMGIGYNNLGIPKYSATSYGEYDELSLLERKIRDLSIGANFTEVFNFVLIKDSKLLENDYVKIVNPISVEYNAIRNSLLPVLLDFLSRNQHARFPVRVFEIGDVVIRSNDTDVGYTNDKRIGYAIMDSRVSFEELQSPLHYILKTLGIEPIYEEVTDNIFMEGRVAQIKHMNKVIGILGEVNPLVLNKFKIEYPVVLGEVYLRRLKY; encoded by the coding sequence ATGGTAACAATAGTACTAAATAAGTATAAATTACTAAACCCATTAAAGATATCTGAAAGTGAATTAGAAGAGTTATTATTTAATTTGAAATCAGAAATGAAACCATTAGACGAAAACAGTGTTGAAATAGAAATAAATGCGGATAGATTGGATTTATTGCATTCCGCTGGGATTATAAGAGCAATTAAAGGTCTATTAAATATAGAAGTTGGAGAATCCAAATATAAGGTAGTTAAGACAGATTATAAATTGATTGTTAATGATGTGAAATCTAGACCTTATGCACTAGGTGCTATAGTCTATGGTTTAGAAAATCTTGATTTACAAGAATTAATTCAGTTCCAAGAGAAATTACATTCGACTATTGGCAGGAAAAGAAAGAAGGTTGCGATAGGTATACATAATCTAGATAAAATTGATAGCAAAGAAATATTGTATAAATACGTAAGCTTAAATCACAAATTTGTGCCCCTAAATTACTCTGAAGAGATGAGCGTAAAAGACGTAATCATAAAAACTGAGCAGGGTAAACTCTATGGAGAAATATCAATTTTAGACGAAAGATCTCCCGCTATAATTCAAAATGATGGTCAAATATTAAGTTTACCACCTATAATAAATAGCGAGAAAACTAAACTTACTGAAAAGACTAAAAACTTATTCATTGACGTAACTGGAACATCGTTTGATGCTGTTGCTCAAACGTTAGACCTTATCGTAACTAACTTAGCTGAAGCCGGTGGAACTATAGGAATAGTTGAAACTAAGATAGGCGAAAATGTCATATCCTCGCCATTATTAATTCATAATCTGGTTCAAACAAACAAGGATTACATCAGTAATATATTGGGCTTTAATACCGAGATCTGTCCTCAAATTATGAGGATGAGAATGAATTGTGAAGATGATGGTAAGGTTATTAAGGTACTCACACCACCATACAGAATTGACGTAAAGAAGGAGATCGATCTAGTTGAGGATGTTGCAATGGGAATTGGCTATAACAATCTTGGAATACCCAAATATTCTGCAACGAGTTATGGAGAATATGATGAATTGAGCCTATTAGAGAGAAAAATTAGGGATTTAAGTATTGGTGCTAATTTCACAGAAGTGTTTAATTTTGTACTAATTAAGGATAGTAAATTATTAGAGAACGACTATGTTAAAATAGTTAATCCTATCTCAGTTGAGTACAATGCTATCAGAAACTCGCTATTGCCAGTCTTGTTAGATTTCCTCTCGAGGAATCAACACGCTAGATTCCCTGTGAGAGTCTTTGAAATAGGAGATGTTGTAATTAGGTCTAACGATACGGACGTTGGTTACACTAATGATAAGAGAATAGGATATGCAATAATGGATAGCAGAGTAAGTTTTGAAGAACTGCAATCTCCATTACATTACATACTAAAGACGTTGGGTATAGAGCCTATTTATGAAGAGGTTACTGATAATATATTTATGGAAGGAAGAGTAGCACAAATAAAACATATGAATAAAGTAATTGGAATATTAGGTGAAGTTAATCCCTTAGTATTAAATAAATTTAAGATAGAATACCCCGTAGTTCTAGGCGAAGTGTATCTTAGGAGATTAAAATACTGA
- a CDS encoding phenylalanine--tRNA ligase subunit alpha has protein sequence MLSENELKILEFLKSVKKSNSDEIAKRTGLETNSVLSLLELLASKGYVRIERINVEQYELTEEGKKRKEEGLPEDILINILKGKEKSLDEIKELLRDDYNIAISWARRKGLIKIEQGKVIPKFNEYRSKEFEALISLENADKETLALLERRGLIIRKQRAILQVELIREPQANDIGITYLTHELLVTGDWTKYKFRKYNVRAFPPFYPLAKKHYFKEFLEKVKDVMISLGFKEVNTNYIEMEFYNFDLLFQPQDHPAREIHDSFSVEGKGKLTDKELLENVKRIHEQSWNYTWSQEISLRLMLRSQATATTARVLASRPKAPLKSFTIGKVFRPDSIDATHLIEFHQLDGLIIDDNFTFRDLLGVLKEIFYRLNIKEVKFKPAYFPFTEPSVEVYGYLGKLGWVEMCGAGLLRPEILEAVNIKSRAGAWGMGLERIAMHFLNINDIRLLYSNNIEYIREMKESE, from the coding sequence ATGTTAAGTGAAAATGAATTAAAGATACTTGAGTTTTTAAAAAGTGTTAAAAAATCTAATTCTGATGAGATAGCTAAACGAACAGGTCTGGAAACAAATTCTGTTCTTAGCCTATTAGAACTTCTAGCTAGCAAGGGTTATGTTAGGATAGAGAGAATTAACGTAGAGCAATATGAATTGACAGAAGAAGGAAAGAAAAGAAAAGAAGAGGGATTACCAGAGGATATACTCATAAATATTTTGAAAGGTAAGGAGAAAAGTCTAGATGAGATAAAAGAACTATTGCGGGACGATTATAACATAGCAATCAGTTGGGCTAGGAGAAAGGGACTCATTAAGATAGAACAAGGTAAAGTAATACCTAAATTTAATGAATATAGATCTAAGGAATTCGAAGCTTTAATTAGCTTAGAAAATGCCGATAAGGAGACATTAGCGTTGTTGGAAAGGAGGGGGCTAATTATAAGAAAGCAAAGAGCCATACTACAAGTTGAACTAATTAGAGAGCCCCAAGCGAATGATATAGGAATTACTTATCTCACACATGAATTATTAGTAACAGGTGATTGGACGAAATATAAGTTTAGGAAATACAATGTTAGAGCTTTTCCTCCATTTTATCCATTAGCTAAAAAACATTACTTCAAGGAATTTCTTGAAAAAGTAAAGGATGTAATGATTAGTTTAGGATTTAAGGAGGTTAACACAAATTATATAGAAATGGAATTTTATAATTTTGATCTTCTATTTCAGCCACAAGATCATCCCGCTAGAGAAATACATGATAGTTTTTCCGTTGAAGGCAAAGGTAAATTAACTGATAAAGAACTATTAGAAAACGTCAAGAGAATTCATGAACAGTCATGGAATTATACGTGGAGCCAAGAAATATCATTAAGATTAATGCTAAGAAGCCAAGCTACTGCAACTACTGCAAGGGTGCTCGCATCAAGGCCCAAGGCTCCTCTTAAATCCTTCACAATAGGTAAAGTATTCAGACCAGACTCAATAGATGCTACACATCTAATAGAATTTCATCAATTGGATGGTCTAATTATTGATGATAATTTTACTTTTAGAGATCTATTGGGGGTGCTAAAAGAAATCTTTTACAGATTAAATATAAAAGAAGTAAAGTTTAAGCCAGCTTATTTCCCCTTTACAGAACCAAGTGTAGAAGTTTATGGATATTTAGGAAAATTAGGTTGGGTAGAAATGTGTGGAGCTGGGCTATTAAGACCGGAAATTCTTGAAGCCGTAAACATTAAAAGTAGAGCCGGAGCTTGGGGAATGGGATTAGAAAGAATAGCCATGCATTTCTTAAATATAAATGATATTAGATTACTTTATTCGAATAATATTGAATATATAAGAGAAATGAAAGAAAGTGAGTAG
- a CDS encoding metal-dependent hydrolase, translating into MAQLRWLGHAATLLQIGGKNIIIDPFIKDNPSCPFKLDYFKNNLDIIIVTHDHYDHLGDAVQLIKENPKALLFATYDLEAYLAETYKIPWDNVIPANVGGLIKVDNVNLALTKAVHSSTHSDPTGAIVSADGITIYHAGDTGLFEDMKIIGEVFKPDYVLLPIGGRFTMDPYQASIAVEYLKPKKGAIPIHFNTWDLIKVDENEFVKLVRSKGYNPILLKPGQSIEL; encoded by the coding sequence ATGGCTCAACTAAGATGGTTAGGTCACGCGGCAACATTACTGCAAATAGGTGGAAAAAATATTATAATAGATCCGTTCATTAAAGATAATCCCTCGTGTCCTTTTAAGTTAGACTACTTCAAAAACAACTTAGACATAATAATAGTAACACATGACCACTATGACCATCTAGGGGATGCAGTACAACTGATCAAAGAAAATCCTAAAGCACTGTTATTTGCAACTTATGATCTGGAAGCATATCTAGCAGAAACCTATAAGATCCCATGGGATAACGTTATCCCTGCTAACGTAGGAGGATTAATAAAAGTAGACAACGTTAATTTAGCGTTAACTAAAGCTGTACATTCTAGTACTCACAGTGATCCTACTGGGGCCATAGTATCTGCTGATGGAATCACAATATATCATGCAGGTGATACTGGTTTATTTGAGGATATGAAAATAATAGGAGAAGTCTTCAAGCCAGATTATGTTTTATTACCAATAGGTGGAAGATTTACAATGGATCCTTATCAAGCATCTATAGCTGTCGAATACTTAAAGCCCAAGAAAGGAGCTATTCCAATTCATTTCAACACATGGGATTTAATAAAGGTTGATGAAAACGAGTTTGTGAAACTGGTGAGGAGTAAGGGATATAATCCGATATTACTGAAGCCTGGACAGTCAATCGAGTTGTGA
- the map gene encoding type II methionyl aminopeptidase, producing MNEDEVEKLLLAGRIAAKARDEASKDIKPNTKVIDICEEVENIIIENKAFPAFPCNLSINFEAAHYSPTINDEKRIPEGGVVKLDLGAHIDGYISDTAVTVSLDNKFQRLLDASRIALEAAIANLRVGESIGEIGKIIERNIKSQGYKPIRNLGGHLIRRYELHAGVFIPNIYERGLGVIQSNSVYAIEPFATDGGGEVIEGKDITIYSLRNYSIKNLSDKEKDLLNYIYNHFNYLPFSERWLKEFTSNIDELRNIMRALVKKGNLRAYPILIEVKKGIVSQFEHTVIVKDNSIMVTTKSA from the coding sequence ATGAATGAAGATGAAGTTGAAAAATTGCTATTAGCTGGAAGAATCGCAGCTAAGGCTAGAGATGAAGCCTCAAAAGATATTAAACCCAATACAAAAGTAATAGATATTTGTGAGGAAGTTGAAAATATTATTATAGAAAATAAAGCGTTTCCGGCATTTCCTTGTAATTTATCCATAAACTTTGAAGCAGCTCATTATAGCCCTACTATAAATGACGAAAAAAGAATACCTGAAGGTGGAGTAGTTAAATTAGATTTAGGTGCTCATATTGATGGATATATAAGTGATACTGCAGTGACAGTAAGTTTGGACAATAAGTTTCAGCGTCTTTTAGATGCTTCTAGAATAGCGTTAGAGGCTGCTATAGCTAACTTAAGAGTTGGAGAAAGTATAGGTGAGATAGGTAAGATAATTGAAAGAAACATTAAATCTCAAGGGTATAAGCCTATTAGAAACCTAGGCGGTCACTTAATTAGGAGATATGAGTTGCATGCTGGAGTATTTATTCCTAACATTTATGAAAGAGGTCTAGGCGTAATTCAATCTAATTCAGTTTATGCCATAGAACCCTTTGCAACAGATGGTGGAGGAGAAGTTATTGAAGGAAAAGATATAACGATATACTCATTAAGAAATTACAGTATTAAGAACCTTTCTGATAAGGAGAAAGATTTATTAAACTATATTTATAATCATTTCAATTACTTGCCATTTTCTGAGCGATGGCTTAAGGAGTTTACTTCGAATATTGATGAACTAAGAAATATTATGAGAGCGTTAGTAAAAAAAGGTAATTTGAGAGCTTATCCTATATTAATCGAGGTAAAAAAGGGCATAGTTTCCCAATTTGAGCATACGGTTATTGTTAAAGACAATTCTATTATGGTCACAACAAAATCTGCTTAA
- a CDS encoding DUF1512 domain-containing protein, protein MSLIAIAQTSANQINSLYYILYTVIFFVLLFLLYLPGVNTRLTVSMLSRGIEAQLGMIEKYLNDSKAKMEQLLKERGVQDPKPLIDRISEMFIIDPVSVEPTDIIGRMRLLLRTGEDKIRDLITLAVPNIDAVNRSKIEVAAEVVNSLNLIYKVIRHYLIMAKKLNSVILLYQLQFIVPQLVKISEAYSKAVNTFVRGIPVGDSLGPLVASYLFMKADKKWNPSRDTIAGELDFEGRKIIVVKAEGPMATVGRPGEAVSNVIEEYKGKVSRIITIDAALKLEGEKTGSIAEGTGVAMGDPGPEKISIERVAVKYNIPIDAVIVKMSMEEAITEMRKEIYQSASKALELVKKIILERTKAGDIVVVVGVGNTVGVAQ, encoded by the coding sequence ATGAGTTTAATTGCTATTGCCCAAACGAGTGCAAATCAGATTAACTCCTTATATTACATATTATACACTGTAATCTTCTTTGTCTTGCTGTTCCTTCTATACTTGCCGGGCGTTAATACAAGATTAACAGTTTCCATGTTATCTAGAGGTATTGAGGCGCAGCTAGGAATGATTGAAAAGTATTTAAACGATTCCAAAGCTAAGATGGAACAATTGCTTAAAGAGAGAGGAGTACAAGATCCTAAGCCTTTAATAGATAGGATTTCCGAAATGTTCATCATTGACCCTGTGAGTGTAGAACCTACCGATATAATAGGTAGAATGAGACTATTATTAAGGACTGGAGAGGATAAAATTAGAGATTTAATAACTTTAGCTGTGCCTAATATAGATGCGGTAAATAGAAGTAAAATTGAGGTAGCAGCGGAAGTTGTTAATTCTCTAAATCTTATCTATAAGGTTATAAGGCATTACTTAATAATGGCAAAGAAATTGAATAGTGTTATATTATTATATCAGTTACAATTTATAGTCCCTCAACTTGTTAAGATATCTGAAGCTTATTCCAAAGCTGTTAATACTTTTGTGAGAGGAATACCTGTAGGAGACTCCTTAGGTCCTCTAGTAGCTTCCTATTTATTCATGAAGGCTGATAAGAAATGGAATCCAAGTAGAGACACTATTGCAGGCGAATTAGATTTTGAAGGAAGAAAAATAATTGTAGTAAAAGCTGAGGGTCCAATGGCTACTGTAGGTAGACCTGGTGAGGCCGTAAGCAACGTTATTGAGGAGTATAAGGGGAAAGTATCTAGAATAATAACTATTGATGCAGCGTTAAAGCTTGAGGGCGAAAAAACCGGCTCGATTGCTGAAGGTACGGGAGTAGCTATGGGAGATCCTGGTCCAGAAAAGATAAGTATAGAAAGGGTTGCTGTAAAGTATAATATACCGATAGATGCTGTAATTGTTAAGATGAGTATGGAAGAAGCTATAACAGAAATGAGAAAAGAAATATATCAATCTGCCTCAAAAGCTTTAGAATTAGTAAAGAAGATTATTCTAGAAAGAACTAAGGCCGGAGATATAGTAGTTGTAGTAGGCGTTGGAAATACTGTAGGGGTGGCACAATAA
- a CDS encoding HD domain-containing protein translates to MKKIYDEIYGYINLSDKEVKIVDLPEFQRLRRIKQTSLAYLVYPDAMHTRFSHSLGTFHLSSIIGEKFVQMGVITSEELKYLKLASLLHDIGQFPFTHSLEPLYIRHGISTRDLRRMIILKSPNFQEIFDEESIDKEKILDILDGRSIISSIIDSDADVDRMDYLVRDSRHTGVQLGNIDLYRLLDTIFYGSNGEIVIQNKGIYSLENFYISRLHMYQAVYYHKTIIGYELLLREILRLISECCDYSILDPKVIKELVNSGSIAYWDDNWAFSVLYDYLYSTNSPEHLRLKIKSFLDRKGPKVVYEKIVYGHEERDNKLEDIRILLEKSQIPPDSIYPLEEKIRIIDKAKIKILDENREKSIKDFESTLISNVPEILTIRRVYIDYEYVKRAREVLA, encoded by the coding sequence ATGAAGAAAATTTATGATGAAATTTATGGCTATATTAACTTAAGCGATAAGGAAGTTAAAATAGTAGATCTACCAGAATTTCAAAGGCTAAGGAGAATAAAGCAAACCAGTTTAGCCTACTTAGTATACCCTGATGCTATGCATACTAGATTTAGTCATTCATTAGGTACTTTTCATTTATCGAGTATTATAGGTGAGAAGTTCGTCCAAATGGGTGTAATAACATCAGAGGAATTAAAATATTTGAAATTAGCCTCTTTACTACATGATATAGGGCAATTTCCCTTTACACATAGTTTAGAGCCATTATACATTAGGCATGGTATATCCACTAGGGATTTACGTAGAATGATAATTCTCAAGTCACCCAATTTTCAAGAGATTTTCGATGAAGAATCAATAGATAAAGAGAAAATTTTGGATATTTTAGATGGAAGATCTATAATTTCCTCGATAATTGATAGTGATGCTGACGTCGATAGAATGGATTACTTAGTCAGAGACTCTAGGCATACAGGGGTCCAACTAGGTAATATCGATCTTTATAGACTGTTAGATACAATCTTTTATGGGAGTAATGGTGAAATCGTTATTCAAAATAAAGGAATTTACAGCCTAGAGAATTTTTATATTTCTAGATTGCACATGTATCAAGCCGTTTACTATCACAAAACTATAATAGGATATGAGTTGTTATTAAGAGAGATACTTAGGTTAATATCGGAATGTTGTGATTATTCTATATTAGATCCAAAAGTTATAAAAGAATTAGTTAATAGTGGTAGTATAGCATATTGGGATGATAATTGGGCCTTTAGTGTACTTTATGACTATCTTTATTCTACGAACTCACCTGAACACTTAAGGCTAAAGATAAAAAGTTTCTTGGATAGAAAAGGTCCTAAGGTGGTTTACGAAAAAATAGTATATGGTCATGAGGAAAGAGATAATAAACTAGAAGATATTAGAATTTTATTAGAAAAATCTCAAATACCACCAGATTCTATTTACCCATTAGAGGAGAAGATTAGAATAATAGATAAAGCTAAAATAAAGATTTTAGATGAAAATAGAGAAAAGAGCATTAAGGATTTTGAATCAACATTGATTTCTAATGTACCGGAAATTTTAACTATAAGAAGGGTCTATATTGACTACGAATACGTTAAGAGAGCTAGAGAGGTTTTAGCATGA
- a CDS encoding phosphoglycolate phosphatase produces the protein MIRLLLLDLDGTLTEDRNVTNLDIHAIESIRELQKTGIKVGLVSGNSYPVLRGLYTYLGLNGGLVAENGCIVFFKGEKHILCRKLEADIIQQFKITFGVKDTWQNEFRYCDFGFTPPKLTEEMVKWAKDRGLYIKSSGYAVHIAFEPAGKGIGVKKLIEFHNVDRKEVAAIGDSSTDIELFNEVGLKIAVGNADEELKKIADYITHDKSGKGVKEFITKLLEGVRLR, from the coding sequence ATGATAAGACTCTTATTATTAGATTTAGACGGTACTCTTACAGAAGATAGAAATGTAACCAATTTGGACATACATGCTATAGAATCTATACGGGAACTTCAGAAAACAGGAATAAAAGTAGGTCTAGTTAGCGGAAATTCTTATCCTGTACTTAGAGGACTTTATACCTACTTAGGCTTAAATGGAGGTCTAGTGGCCGAAAACGGTTGTATCGTTTTCTTCAAAGGAGAAAAACATATACTTTGTAGGAAATTAGAGGCAGATATTATACAACAATTTAAAATAACTTTTGGTGTTAAAGACACTTGGCAGAATGAATTTAGATATTGCGATTTCGGCTTTACTCCACCTAAACTCACTGAGGAAATGGTTAAATGGGCAAAGGATAGGGGATTATATATTAAAAGCAGTGGATACGCTGTACATATAGCTTTCGAACCGGCAGGGAAGGGAATTGGTGTAAAAAAATTAATAGAATTTCATAACGTTGATAGGAAAGAGGTTGCTGCTATAGGTGATTCTTCTACGGATATAGAATTATTTAATGAAGTTGGACTTAAGATAGCAGTAGGCAATGCAGATGAAGAGTTGAAAAAAATCGCGGATTACATCACACACGATAAAAGTGGGAAAGGTGTAAAGGAGTTTATAACAAAACTACTTGAGGGGGTTAGATTAAGATGA